From a region of the Phaeodactylum tricornutum CCAP 1055/1 chromosome 4, whole genome shotgun sequence genome:
- a CDS encoding predicted protein, with translation MNPTAPTGLSIMRKRVVPTRKTYRPPPSLAFGQCLKPFCKECPPPDFQFCAVIADSSDSASESGSEASFEVEPVKSGLFGIQQRNWSVAAVKDNLLKISNWASLLCVLDCTILPLVTIILPLFGIVAASPAQMEWLHELGHQMALYFVMPVGGLATTVNYTNHRKFWITAIGWLGLVAVLSANAGCHFTHGIHGPVGHFLHKWLHVLHHGVIHRVTNLAGCAMLITSNYLSHKAKGGCKEPGCTVKH, from the coding sequence ATGAACCCCACTGCTCCTACCGGATTGTCTATTATGCGAAAGAGGGTCGTCCCCACTCGAAAGACATACCGACCGCCTCCGTCGCTAGCATTCGGACAGTGCCTTAAGCCCTTCTGTAAGGAATGCCCACCGCCAGATTTCCAATTCTGTGCTGTTATAGCCGATAGCAGCGACTCTGCGTCTGAGAGCGGCAGTGAAGCTTCGTTCGAAGTCGAACCAGTCAAGTCGGGTCTCTTTGGTATCCAACAACGCAATTGGTCGGTGGCCGCCGTCAAAGACAATCTGCTCAAGATTTCTAATTGGGCATCACTACTTTGCGTTCTCGACTGCACCATTCTCCCTCTTGTCACTATTATCCTTCCTCTCTTTGGTATTGTCGCCGCATCACCCGCACAAATGGAATGGCTGCACGAATTGGGCCATCAGATGGCGCTTTATTTCGTTATGCCCGTTGGAGGTCTGGCCACGACCGTGAATTATACCAATCATCGGAAGTTCTGGATTACCGCCATCGGCTGGCTCGGTTTAGTGGCTGTCTTATCAGCTAACGCTGGGTGTCACTTTACTCACGGTATTCACGGGCCCGTCGGACACTTTCTGCACAAATGGTTGCACGTCTTGCACCACGGGGTCATTCACCGTGTAACAAACTTGGCCGGATGTGCCATGCTCATTACATCTAACTATCTGTCTCACAAGGCCAAAGGTGGATGTAAGGAACCAGGCTGCACCGTGAAGCACTAG